A stretch of Mucilaginibacter terrae DNA encodes these proteins:
- the dapA gene encoding 4-hydroxy-tetrahydrodipicolinate synthase, with translation MKMFHGTGVAMVTPFTTDGQVDYAGLENLINHLIDGGVEYLVSLGTTGESATLNKDEKKKVWAFTAEKVNKRVNLVAGIASNNTYEVVEAIKGFEAEGYDAILSASPYYNKPIQEGIYQHYKAIAEASSLPVLLYNVPSRTGSNVSAETTLRLANDFKNIIGTKEASGNFEQFNHIMRDKPEDFLFISGDDPVTLPMMAMGAVGVISVIGNAVPRQFSDMVRTCLSGDFKAALKGHYDLIEFTRLMFAEGSPGGIKTALKHLDICGDTLRLPLVQVSPAAADKIAAELKKIVG, from the coding sequence ATGAAAATGTTTCACGGAACCGGAGTAGCCATGGTAACTCCGTTTACTACCGATGGCCAGGTTGATTATGCCGGCCTCGAAAACCTGATAAACCACCTTATTGACGGTGGTGTTGAGTATCTGGTATCATTAGGTACAACCGGCGAAAGCGCCACATTGAATAAGGATGAGAAGAAGAAGGTTTGGGCTTTTACTGCTGAGAAGGTAAACAAACGTGTAAACCTGGTTGCAGGTATTGCAAGCAATAACACCTACGAGGTTGTGGAGGCCATAAAAGGTTTTGAAGCCGAAGGCTATGATGCTATACTATCAGCCAGCCCTTATTACAATAAACCAATTCAGGAGGGTATTTACCAGCATTATAAGGCTATTGCTGAGGCTTCATCATTACCTGTACTTTTATACAACGTACCCAGCCGTACCGGCAGTAATGTAAGCGCAGAGACCACATTACGTTTGGCTAATGACTTTAAGAACATTATAGGCACAAAAGAAGCATCGGGCAATTTTGAACAGTTTAACCATATTATGCGCGATAAACCGGAGGATTTCCTGTTCATTTCGGGCGATGACCCGGTTACCCTGCCTATGATGGCCATGGGTGCTGTGGGTGTAATATCGGTTATTGGCAATGCCGTGCCTCGCCAGTTTTCTGACATGGTACGTACCTGCCTTTCGGGAGATTTTAAAGCGGCCTTGAAGGGCCACTACGATCTTATTGAGTTTACCCGCCTCATGTTTGCCGAAGGTAGCCCAGGTGGCATTAAAACCGCACTTAAGCACTTGGATATTTGCGGCGATACATTGCGTTTACCGCTGGTACAGGTTAGCCCTGCCGCTGCCGATAAAATTGCTGCTGAACTGAAAAAGATAGTAGGCTAA
- a CDS encoding aminotransferase class I/II-fold pyridoxal phosphate-dependent enzyme, with amino-acid sequence MDLFDKISKNLGGPIGMHQKWSHGYFSFPKLEGEISAHMMMFNGKEHLVWSLNNYLGLANHPEVRKADAQAAADYGMAYPMGARMMSGNTKHHESLEQGLADFVGMEAGFLLNYGYQGMVSIIDTLVDRNDVIVYDAESHACIIDGVRLHMGKRYVYQHNDIASFEKQMERATKLTQQTGGGILVITEGVFGMSGAQGKIKEIVDLKSKYEFRLLIDDAHGFGTMGKTGAGTHEEQECIDGVDVYFGTFAKSMAGIGAFVAAKQDIIAFLRYNMRSQTFAKALPMPMVMGLHKRFELLKAQPELREKLWLIATTLQKGLKERGFDIGNTNTMVTPVFLKGDLFEATSLTRDLRENYGIFCSIVVYPVIPKGLIVLRLIPTATHSLEDVQRTLDAYSEVAQKLKDGFYKEKNLELA; translated from the coding sequence TTGGATTTATTTGACAAAATATCAAAAAACTTAGGCGGCCCTATTGGTATGCACCAAAAATGGTCGCACGGTTATTTTTCGTTTCCTAAGCTGGAAGGTGAAATATCTGCCCATATGATGATGTTTAACGGCAAAGAGCATTTGGTTTGGAGCCTTAACAACTACCTTGGTTTAGCCAATCATCCCGAGGTGCGTAAGGCCGATGCCCAGGCCGCTGCCGATTATGGTATGGCATACCCAATGGGTGCGCGCATGATGTCGGGCAATACCAAGCACCACGAATCATTAGAGCAAGGACTTGCCGATTTTGTAGGTATGGAAGCCGGCTTTTTATTGAATTATGGCTACCAGGGCATGGTATCCATTATTGATACATTGGTTGACCGTAACGACGTTATTGTATACGATGCCGAATCGCACGCTTGTATAATAGATGGTGTACGCCTGCACATGGGTAAACGCTATGTTTACCAACATAACGATATTGCCAGTTTCGAAAAACAAATGGAACGTGCTACCAAGCTTACCCAGCAAACCGGTGGGGGTATTTTGGTAATTACCGAGGGCGTTTTCGGTATGTCGGGCGCGCAAGGAAAGATCAAAGAAATTGTTGACCTAAAAAGCAAGTACGAGTTTCGTTTGCTGATTGATGATGCGCACGGCTTTGGTACCATGGGTAAAACCGGTGCCGGCACCCACGAGGAGCAGGAGTGTATAGATGGCGTAGATGTTTACTTTGGTACGTTTGCCAAATCGATGGCCGGTATAGGTGCTTTTGTGGCTGCCAAACAAGATATTATTGCTTTCCTGCGCTACAATATGCGTTCGCAAACTTTTGCCAAGGCTTTACCTATGCCCATGGTTATGGGCTTGCATAAACGCTTTGAATTATTGAAGGCGCAACCTGAGTTACGCGAAAAGCTGTGGCTAATTGCCACTACACTGCAAAAAGGTTTAAAAGAGCGTGGCTTTGATATTGGTAACACCAATACGATGGTTACCCCGGTATTTTTGAAAGGCGATTTGTTTGAAGCCACCAGCCTAACCCGCGACCTGCGCGAAAATTATGGTATCTTCTGTTCAATTGTGGTGTATCCGGTAATTCCTAAGGGATTAATTGTACTGCGTTTGATTCCAACTGCAACGCACTCGCTCGAAGATGTACAACGTACGCTGGATGCTTACAGTGAAGTTGCCCAGAAGCTGAAAGACGGTTTTTATAAAGAAAAGAACCTGGAACTTGCTTAA
- a CDS encoding histone H1 → MDKFNQVKELIASLEGDADKFYNKGNSAAGTRVRKGMQDLKNLAQAIRLEVQESKNKA, encoded by the coding sequence ATGGACAAATTTAACCAGGTAAAAGAACTTATCGCTTCATTAGAAGGCGATGCTGACAAATTCTACAACAAAGGTAACAGTGCTGCTGGTACCCGCGTACGTAAAGGTATGCAAGACTTAAAAAACCTTGCTCAAGCTATCCGTTTGGAAGTTCAGGAATCTAAAAACAAAGCTTAA
- a CDS encoding glucose 1-dehydrogenase, with the protein MSELKEKVILITGAAMGLGLATAIEAAASGAKLALVDYNAEGLEKAKADILSQYPNSDVLTIIADTSNEDDVKNYVKETINKFGAIDGFYNNAGIEGKQAPLVDYDLDVFKKVIDINLLGVYYGIKHVLPHMQSKNYGRIVNVASVGGIRGVMNQTPYVASKHAVVGITKNTALEYARYGINTNAIAPGAILTPMVAGAFKQVNPEDPAAAEAEYAQANPTKRLGKPEEVAKVVCFLLSEACSYVNGQVIAIDGGQSNSYGNV; encoded by the coding sequence ATGAGCGAATTAAAAGAAAAAGTAATACTCATTACCGGGGCTGCAATGGGTTTAGGATTAGCTACCGCTATTGAAGCTGCTGCCAGCGGCGCAAAACTTGCCCTGGTTGACTACAATGCCGAAGGTTTGGAGAAAGCCAAAGCCGACATTCTTAGCCAATACCCCAACAGTGATGTGTTAACGATAATTGCCGATACATCGAATGAAGATGACGTTAAGAACTACGTTAAGGAAACCATTAACAAATTTGGCGCTATCGACGGTTTTTATAATAATGCCGGTATAGAGGGTAAACAAGCGCCACTGGTTGATTATGACCTTGACGTATTTAAAAAAGTAATTGACATAAACCTGCTGGGCGTTTACTACGGTATAAAACATGTTTTACCTCACATGCAAAGTAAAAATTACGGACGCATAGTGAACGTAGCATCGGTTGGTGGTATACGCGGGGTAATGAACCAAACACCTTATGTAGCCAGCAAGCACGCGGTAGTCGGTATCACTAAAAATACTGCTTTAGAATATGCCCGCTACGGCATCAATACCAACGCTATAGCACCGGGCGCTATCCTCACGCCGATGGTTGCAGGTGCCTTTAAGCAAGTAAACCCCGAAGACCCCGCTGCTGCCGAAGCAGAATACGCACAAGCTAACCCAACCAAACGGCTGGGTAAACCCGAAGAAGTAGCCAAGGTTGTTTGCTTTTTACTGAGCGAAGCCTGCAGCTATGTAAACGGGCAGGTAATTGCCATTGATGGCGGACAATCGAATAGTTATGGGAATGTGTAG
- a CDS encoding DUF5686 and carboxypeptidase regulatory-like domain-containing protein, translated as MKSALTLVTILFLSVTVLAQNFTLSGTVKDNAGQPIPFATILVKNTTKGSPANADGQYSLTLTSGTYELQFKAIGYKQESRKIELKSNQTLNIELAIEAYQLQNVVVKAGGEDPAYAIIRKAIRKRKGYLNEVRSYTTDTYIKGLQRILNMPKKFMGRDLNQMAREAGLDSNRRGIVYLSESESKLAFMQPDMYHEEMVSSKVSGSNRAFSFNRASDLNVNFYQNLQDWEGLSNRPLVSPIADNALSFYNYKYMGETVENGETINRIQVTPKRKFEPTFEGYIYIIEDSWRIHSADLMLTKSAGINFVDTLTVKQQFVPVSNNTWMPASVKFEFTAGLFSFKVGGYFVAVFKNYDIAPKLTRKDFAEVMKVTAGVNKKDSTYWQQARPIPLTTEEITDYEKKAVLAKKRESKPYLDSLDKVYNKVSLEKFLFSGVSVRNRYKKSYFNTESVIGSLLYNTVEGVAINYGASYTKQIDSARNRYLRLSGRVRYGFSNKLLHGNVTGIIPIQDYTLSFSGGSDVIDLNNTFPITAFANSMASLLYRQNYQKLYDKHFAAVGISHRIAGGWQGSIGAEYADRRWLDNTSDYSFFKKDREFTSNNPFTPNSNTPLFPNNQSFKVTLRTSYDFSNRYVTYPTGRYYLPSKYPKLEVAYTKAFKNVMGSDVDYNLITANISKNNVSLGLWGKFDFYIGAGKFINANNVYFTDYKHFSGNEILLHHDAPNSFLMLNYYTNSTADKYLEGHYEHNFGGLFLSKLPLIRRLKLQEVLKVNYLTTPTLKNYSELGVGLNYMGFKALYGWSFNSGLNSKNALRLTVDF; from the coding sequence ATGAAATCTGCTTTAACACTTGTCACGATCCTTTTTTTATCTGTTACCGTATTAGCACAAAACTTTACCCTAAGCGGTACGGTGAAAGATAACGCTGGTCAGCCTATCCCCTTTGCCACTATTTTGGTAAAAAACACTACTAAGGGCTCACCCGCCAACGCCGACGGGCAATACTCGCTAACCCTTACTTCCGGCACATATGAGCTGCAATTCAAGGCCATAGGCTATAAACAGGAAAGCCGTAAAATAGAGCTTAAAAGCAATCAAACGCTTAATATTGAACTTGCCATTGAAGCCTACCAGCTGCAAAATGTAGTGGTAAAAGCAGGCGGGGAAGACCCTGCCTATGCCATTATCCGCAAGGCTATACGCAAGCGCAAGGGATATTTAAATGAAGTTAGATCATACACTACCGACACCTATATCAAAGGATTACAACGCATCCTGAACATGCCCAAAAAGTTCATGGGCCGCGACCTTAACCAAATGGCCCGCGAAGCCGGACTGGACTCTAACCGCCGCGGCATTGTGTACCTGTCCGAATCAGAATCTAAACTGGCCTTTATGCAGCCCGATATGTACCATGAGGAAATGGTATCGTCGAAAGTATCGGGCAGCAACCGGGCATTTAGTTTTAACCGGGCATCAGATCTCAACGTTAACTTTTACCAGAATTTGCAGGACTGGGAAGGCTTGAGCAATCGTCCGCTGGTATCGCCCATTGCCGATAATGCCTTATCATTTTACAACTACAAATACATGGGCGAAACCGTTGAAAACGGCGAAACCATTAACCGTATACAGGTAACACCTAAACGCAAATTTGAACCTACTTTTGAAGGTTATATTTATATTATTGAAGATAGCTGGCGCATTCACAGCGCCGATTTAATGCTGACCAAATCGGCAGGTATAAACTTTGTTGATACCCTTACCGTAAAGCAGCAGTTTGTACCGGTAAGCAACAATACCTGGATGCCGGCATCGGTTAAGTTTGAGTTTACTGCCGGCTTATTTAGCTTTAAGGTGGGTGGTTACTTTGTGGCCGTATTTAAAAACTATGATATTGCCCCTAAACTCACCCGTAAAGATTTTGCAGAGGTAATGAAGGTTACTGCCGGGGTAAATAAAAAGGATTCGACCTATTGGCAGCAGGCGCGCCCTATCCCGCTCACTACCGAAGAGATTACCGATTACGAAAAGAAAGCCGTGCTGGCCAAAAAACGCGAATCAAAACCTTACCTCGATTCGTTGGACAAGGTATACAACAAGGTTTCTTTAGAAAAATTCCTATTCTCGGGCGTTAGTGTGCGTAACCGGTATAAAAAGAGCTATTTCAATACCGAATCGGTTATTGGCTCACTACTGTATAACACTGTCGAAGGCGTGGCCATTAACTACGGAGCATCATATACCAAACAAATTGATAGCGCCCGTAACCGGTATTTGCGACTATCGGGTAGGGTACGTTATGGCTTCAGCAATAAATTGCTGCATGGCAATGTTACAGGCATCATTCCTATACAAGATTATACGCTGAGTTTTAGCGGTGGTTCGGATGTGATTGATTTAAATAATACCTTTCCTATTACGGCATTTGCAAATTCGATGGCGAGTTTGCTTTATCGCCAAAATTACCAAAAGCTTTACGATAAACATTTTGCAGCAGTTGGCATATCGCACCGCATAGCCGGCGGATGGCAAGGCAGCATTGGGGCCGAATATGCCGACAGGCGCTGGCTGGACAACACATCCGATTACAGCTTCTTTAAAAAAGACCGTGAGTTTACTTCCAACAACCCATTTACGCCTAACAGTAACACCCCGTTGTTCCCTAACAACCAATCATTTAAGGTAACCCTACGCACCAGTTACGATTTCAGCAACCGTTATGTCACCTATCCAACCGGCCGTTACTACTTACCATCTAAATACCCTAAACTCGAGGTAGCCTATACTAAAGCATTTAAAAACGTTATGGGCTCTGATGTAGATTATAATTTGATTACCGCTAACATATCAAAAAACAACGTTAGCCTGGGGCTTTGGGGTAAGTTTGATTTTTATATTGGTGCCGGTAAATTCATCAATGCCAACAACGTGTATTTTACCGATTATAAGCACTTTTCGGGTAATGAGATACTACTGCACCATGATGCACCAAATTCATTCCTGATGCTCAATTACTATACCAACAGCACAGCCGATAAATACCTGGAAGGCCACTACGAGCATAATTTTGGTGGATTGTTTTTAAGCAAGCTACCGCTCATACGCCGGTTAAAATTGCAGGAAGTACTCAAAGTTAATTATCTCACTACCCCTACGCTTAAAAACTATTCGGAGTTGGGAGTAGGTTTAAATTATATGGGCTTCAAGGCTTTGTACGGATGGTCGTTTAACAGTGGCTTGAACTCCAAAAATGCGCTACGCCTTACCGTTGATTTCTAA